In Methanoregula sp., a single window of DNA contains:
- a CDS encoding PAS domain S-box protein → MDITLFDAIRKRPYVLPVLILVSTAAALVLNWYGLIYGITYVLPHLLYIPIILCAYYYPRRGIVFASVLSVIYCVLVFFMTPASFDVIVSACARCIVFVGISAVISYISGHVHDDLHVCLRLVSVVESSRDAIVGTSLHGIITDWNKSAEGLYGYSAQEAIGKPVTLIVPMDKSAEITTLLDKIRTGEPIDRYETERVTKDGRRLQISLSLSPIKNHYGEIIGASYISHDITDQKRLLDAVQNAKDDWERTFDAVPDMIALIDRNYRILRANRSMAERVGLSPEEMIGKACFETVHKTHGPLKACPHTLLIRDGESHMQEIHDDALGGDFQVTVSPFMGVSGEVMGSVHVIHDITERKRAEEALHENETLLREAQKVAHIGSWTLDPKTGLENWSDELLRIYGFEPGDVVPSFSEHESMIHPDDWSILNATIHKSLATGQDYEMEVRLTRKDGQVRTMLSRGHIQRGKNHEIIRLIGTSQDITERKITENALRLANNKLTMLSSITRHDILNKLTGLRMYLELSKESVKDPVFLEYITKEIDAAGAIERQIEFTRFYESIGVNAPQWQDVAERIRSAASQLPLEEITFDILLPPVQVYADALIEKVFYNLIENSLRHGGGVTCISFSFEEMQNGAVITYRDDGAGISRTDKDKLFRRGFGKHTGLGLFLSREILSITGITITENGEQGKGVCFEIHVPKVSYRVTLT, encoded by the coding sequence ATGGACATAACACTCTTTGATGCAATCCGCAAAAGGCCTTATGTCCTTCCTGTCCTGATCCTCGTAAGTACCGCAGCTGCGCTGGTTTTAAACTGGTACGGGCTTATCTACGGGATTACCTACGTCCTGCCTCATCTTCTCTATATTCCAATCATTCTCTGTGCGTATTACTATCCCCGTCGCGGGATAGTATTCGCATCAGTACTCTCAGTCATCTACTGTGTCCTTGTCTTTTTTATGACTCCAGCATCATTTGATGTAATCGTGTCAGCATGTGCACGATGTATCGTCTTTGTGGGAATCTCTGCGGTAATATCTTACATAAGCGGACATGTGCACGACGATCTCCATGTCTGTCTCCGGCTTGTCTCCGTTGTTGAATCATCTCGCGATGCGATTGTTGGCACCTCCCTGCATGGCATAATCACCGACTGGAATAAAAGTGCTGAAGGACTGTATGGATATTCCGCACAGGAAGCTATCGGAAAACCGGTTACGCTGATCGTCCCCATGGACAAATCAGCTGAAATTACTACCCTTCTTGACAAAATCCGAACCGGAGAACCCATAGACCGATATGAAACTGAACGGGTGACTAAAGACGGGCGTCGTCTCCAGATCTCACTCTCACTCTCCCCGATAAAAAACCATTACGGGGAGATCATCGGGGCATCCTACATTTCCCATGATATTACTGATCAAAAACGACTCCTGGATGCTGTCCAGAATGCAAAAGACGATTGGGAACGTACGTTTGATGCTGTTCCTGATATGATTGCTCTCATTGACCGGAACTACCGCATCCTTCGTGCAAATCGTTCTATGGCAGAACGTGTCGGATTATCTCCCGAAGAGATGATCGGGAAAGCCTGTTTCGAGACAGTGCATAAAACACATGGACCTTTAAAAGCTTGTCCGCACACCCTGCTCATCCGTGACGGAGAAAGTCACATGCAGGAAATCCACGACGATGCACTCGGTGGCGATTTTCAGGTTACGGTGTCACCGTTTATGGGAGTATCCGGTGAGGTGATGGGAAGTGTCCATGTTATTCATGATATCACTGAGCGCAAGAGGGCAGAAGAGGCACTCCATGAGAATGAAACACTTCTGCGTGAAGCCCAGAAGGTTGCTCATATCGGGAGCTGGACTCTGGATCCCAAAACCGGTCTGGAAAACTGGTCGGATGAGCTTCTCAGGATTTACGGGTTCGAACCCGGGGACGTCGTACCTTCATTTTCTGAACATGAGTCAATGATCCATCCAGATGACTGGTCAATACTCAATGCGACAATACATAAATCACTTGCAACCGGGCAGGATTACGAGATGGAAGTCAGGCTCACCCGAAAAGACGGGCAGGTTCGTACGATGTTATCCCGCGGCCATATCCAGCGGGGAAAAAACCATGAGATTATCCGGCTTATCGGGACTTCTCAGGATATTACCGAACGTAAAATCACGGAAAATGCACTGCGGCTTGCAAACAATAAACTGACTATGCTCTCATCCATCACCCGGCACGATATCTTAAACAAACTCACCGGGCTGAGAATGTACCTTGAACTCTCGAAAGAGAGCGTGAAAGACCCGGTCTTCCTTGAATATATCACAAAGGAGATTGATGCTGCAGGAGCGATTGAGCGGCAGATCGAATTCACGCGATTTTACGAGAGTATTGGGGTGAATGCCCCGCAATGGCAGGATGTAGCCGAGCGGATACGTTCCGCTGCATCGCAACTCCCTCTGGAGGAGATCACATTTGATATCCTGCTGCCTCCTGTCCAGGTATATGCCGATGCGCTCATCGAAAAAGTGTTCTATAACCTGATTGAAAATTCACTTCGCCATGGAGGCGGTGTTACTTGTATATCGTTCTCTTTTGAAGAGATGCAAAATGGTGCAGTGATCACGTACCGGGATGACGGTGCTGGCATCTCACGTACGGATAAGGACAAACTGTTCCGGCGCGGTTTTGGCAAACATACCGGTCTTGGTCTTTTCCTGTCACGGGAAATTCTCTCCATCACCGGAATCACGATAACAGAAAACGGTGAGCAAGGAAAAGGCGTTTGTTTTGAGATACATGTACCAAAAGTAAGTTACCGGGTTACTTTAACCTGA
- a CDS encoding helix-turn-helix transcriptional regulator, translating into MKNRIKVYRALHDLTQEALADKLAVTRQTILAIEKGKYDPSLDLAFRISELFGVPVEKIFIRNYEGEDKPQFED; encoded by the coding sequence ATGAAGAACCGGATCAAGGTCTACCGGGCACTCCACGATCTTACCCAGGAAGCCCTGGCTGACAAACTGGCAGTGACCCGGCAGACTATCCTTGCTATAGAGAAAGGAAAATACGATCCCTCCTTGGATCTTGCCTTCCGTATCTCGGAGTTGTTTGGTGTACCTGTTGAGAAAATATTTATCCGCAATTATGAGGGAGAGGATAAGCCGCAGTTCGAGGATTAA
- a CDS encoding SpoIIE family protein phosphatase yields MSVREKILIIFLSLSLISLIITGLVAFVTISDIGHYAEQSSSALGMEAIKDSTVALQQEAESNLMRIAEDQAGITQLSFDDTAAEIEILAAQAVSLQNNPPFQPVIPSFTSNSPPNDPMNATIVILAPGSSATPQSDEYRTLAGMDDQLKAMYVADAELSSTYVATDSGIMRIYPWNNQNPVDYDPRVRDWFINAKKSPGNVWSGPYVDSSGGGLVVTCSHAVPTKYGTWVIASDVTTNTINQNILNLTLDGSGYAILVDSNGKMISRPGLSAGDTTWNEAFTTENVFDNPNPALVKIGQKMVAGESGVDHVWFDNNEIYVAYAPVKSLNWSFAISMPASRIVAPVKITEGKIINSTRISSEHIDAQTTRVLQIFAGLFFILLIIVILLSFLLARIITRPVELLRQGTVALGKGDLDYHLTIETGDEFEELAHSFNSMAKDLKKNIEDLRRTTAEKERYAKEMEIAKEIQDNFLPEFTPAIPGIEVAATTLPAMEIGGDLYDFLPVPKERWGLAIADVSGKGVSAALFMALCSTLIRVSGSTETDPSVVLEHANQMIYADGRSSMFITIFYGVLDPANRKFTYVNAGHNPPVLVRGDPPNVRTLEEGRCIALGVVPEVNLTCAELVLEPGDLIVMYTDGVTEAFNPQDEEFGEERLMEYLQKHRNYPVQEIIDGLIDEVRRFCGIRPQSDDITLVVVRVL; encoded by the coding sequence ATGAGTGTCCGTGAGAAAATTCTCATCATTTTTTTATCCCTCTCGCTTATCTCTCTGATCATTACCGGTCTGGTGGCATTTGTCACCATCAGCGATATCGGGCATTATGCGGAACAGAGCAGTTCGGCACTCGGTATGGAAGCGATAAAAGACAGCACGGTCGCTCTCCAGCAGGAGGCAGAGAGTAACCTGATGAGGATCGCAGAGGATCAGGCCGGGATCACCCAACTATCATTCGATGACACTGCCGCCGAAATAGAGATCCTTGCGGCGCAGGCAGTATCCCTGCAGAATAATCCCCCGTTCCAACCGGTCATTCCCTCATTTACAAGTAACTCTCCGCCAAACGATCCGATGAACGCCACCATTGTCATCCTTGCACCCGGATCCTCGGCAACTCCTCAGTCTGATGAATACCGCACTCTCGCGGGAATGGACGATCAGCTCAAAGCGATGTATGTCGCTGATGCGGAGCTCAGCAGTACCTATGTTGCCACCGATTCCGGCATCATGCGCATCTATCCCTGGAATAATCAAAACCCCGTGGATTATGATCCCCGGGTCCGGGACTGGTTTATCAATGCAAAAAAATCGCCAGGGAACGTCTGGTCCGGGCCGTATGTGGATTCATCCGGTGGTGGCCTGGTCGTTACCTGCTCGCATGCCGTTCCCACAAAGTATGGTACATGGGTGATCGCGTCAGATGTTACCACCAATACCATCAACCAGAATATCCTCAACCTGACATTAGATGGCAGTGGTTATGCAATACTGGTGGACAGTAACGGAAAAATGATCAGCCGCCCGGGTCTTTCTGCGGGGGACACGACCTGGAACGAGGCATTTACCACAGAGAATGTGTTTGACAACCCAAATCCTGCATTGGTCAAAATCGGGCAGAAAATGGTGGCCGGGGAGTCCGGAGTCGACCATGTATGGTTTGACAACAATGAGATCTATGTCGCGTATGCCCCGGTAAAATCCTTAAACTGGAGTTTTGCCATCTCGATGCCGGCCTCTCGTATCGTTGCACCGGTTAAAATCACAGAAGGCAAAATCATAAATTCTACCCGGATTTCAAGTGAACATATCGACGCCCAGACTACCCGGGTCCTGCAAATATTCGCCGGGCTGTTTTTCATTCTTCTCATCATCGTTATCCTGCTCTCATTCCTGCTCGCGAGGATCATCACCCGGCCCGTGGAGTTGCTCAGGCAGGGTACGGTAGCGCTCGGTAAAGGGGATCTCGACTATCATCTCACTATTGAAACCGGAGATGAATTCGAAGAACTTGCCCATTCATTTAACTCGATGGCAAAAGATCTTAAAAAGAATATTGAAGATCTCCGTCGCACCACCGCAGAGAAAGAACGCTATGCCAAAGAGATGGAGATTGCAAAAGAGATCCAGGATAACTTCCTGCCGGAATTTACTCCTGCAATTCCCGGCATCGAAGTTGCTGCCACCACGCTTCCGGCCATGGAGATCGGTGGCGATCTCTATGACTTCCTGCCAGTACCGAAAGAACGCTGGGGGCTTGCGATTGCAGATGTTTCGGGTAAAGGAGTCAGTGCTGCCCTGTTCATGGCTCTCTGCAGTACGTTGATTCGTGTGAGTGGCAGTACTGAAACAGATCCGTCTGTTGTCCTGGAGCATGCGAACCAGATGATATACGCAGATGGGCGATCGAGCATGTTTATCACCATCTTTTACGGTGTGCTGGATCCTGCAAACCGGAAATTTACGTATGTAAATGCCGGGCATAATCCCCCCGTACTTGTACGGGGCGATCCTCCAAATGTCCGGACACTTGAAGAAGGCAGGTGTATTGCTCTCGGTGTGGTTCCTGAAGTGAATCTGACTTGTGCTGAACTGGTGCTGGAACCCGGCGATCTTATAGTCATGTATACTGATGGTGTAACCGAGGCGTTCAATCCGCAGGATGAAGAATTCGGTGAAGAGCGGCTGATGGAGTATCTGCAAAAACATCGGAATTATCCGGTTCAGGAGATCATTGACGGGCTTATCGATGAGGTCAGAAGGTTCTGTGGCATCAGACCCCAGTCCGATGACATCACGCTGGTTGTAGTGAGAGTTCTGTGA
- a CDS encoding cation diffusion facilitator family transporter has protein sequence MSHAVSLEDGDGPGFYAKKQRTVLISLIIDFILWIPDIIAAILSGSIVLFADAVKCGNEIIATFLAYLTIRKMAKGGAGVYDYGMGKMETITSIITGGVMLISLLIVFMVALYRIAVPGELVHEGVMLGIVLMVIGVSMNSYLWLKNYRFNQREPSPIMDSQWKLFRTKAFSDFTVLVSLIATLELSAYSWSLYIDPLASFVIAGFLLFSGYRVITTSLPDLLDKTLDEELQMVIVRHLAVFFNDYTALHGVRSRRSGNNVYIEIFLEFDGEMKMCEVQNIINRIKVSLEAHIAKSSVSVVPTSLAVCEEIIPPPPE, from the coding sequence ATGTCGCATGCAGTATCATTAGAGGATGGGGATGGACCGGGTTTCTATGCCAAGAAACAGCGGACTGTCCTGATCAGCCTGATTATTGATTTTATACTTTGGATCCCGGACATTATCGCTGCCATCCTCTCCGGATCGATTGTTCTTTTTGCCGATGCGGTGAAATGCGGTAACGAGATCATTGCCACATTTTTGGCCTATCTCACGATACGCAAGATGGCAAAAGGTGGTGCCGGGGTATACGATTACGGTATGGGTAAGATGGAGACGATAACCTCTATCATCACGGGCGGCGTGATGCTGATCTCGCTCCTGATCGTTTTTATGGTTGCCCTGTACCGCATTGCTGTCCCGGGAGAGCTGGTCCATGAGGGAGTAATGCTGGGTATCGTTCTCATGGTAATCGGGGTGAGCATGAACTCCTATCTCTGGCTGAAGAATTACCGGTTCAACCAGAGGGAGCCTTCACCTATCATGGATTCGCAGTGGAAGTTGTTCCGCACAAAGGCATTTTCTGATTTCACGGTTCTGGTTTCCCTGATTGCAACCCTTGAGCTCTCCGCTTACAGCTGGTCTTTGTATATCGATCCTCTCGCCTCCTTTGTGATCGCCGGTTTCCTCCTGTTCTCGGGATACCGGGTGATCACCACATCCCTGCCGGACCTGCTCGACAAGACCCTTGATGAAGAACTCCAGATGGTGATTGTCCGGCACCTTGCAGTCTTCTTTAATGATTATACTGCCCTGCATGGTGTACGTTCACGCCGTTCCGGAAACAATGTGTATATCGAGATCTTCTTAGAGTTTGACGGGGAGATGAAGATGTGTGAGGTGCAGAACATTATCAACCGGATCAAGGTGTCGCTTGAAGCCCATATCGCAAAAAGTTCGGTGAGTGTGGTACCGACTAGTTTGGCGGTATGTGAAGAAATTATACCCCCGCCTCCTGAATGA
- a CDS encoding alpha/beta fold hydrolase has product MNSDPFPVILVHGWNSHPGIWNRLVPRLSDVSIPFWKFDHTGMNGADISELAAALGVSVENMRDESGYAGPVDIVCHSVGTCIARFLLEVMDGTAQRQKVRQLIGLGPPNNGSALAELFHDPLMGGEIINRLTGVFVPPGFDPAADPIVQDVRPTSRAMQALRSAGIRRDITYRIIVTANPEGMPAFFPLFEGKTWDLNSNGGWQQHWDGDGIVPHSESRLPGISLDILPLGLDGTARLPPPDQYCHINLPKNPVVIERIMQYLTRPGP; this is encoded by the coding sequence ATGAATAGTGATCCGTTTCCGGTTATCCTCGTCCATGGATGGAACAGCCATCCCGGGATCTGGAACCGTCTCGTTCCCCGGCTTTCTGACGTCTCGATCCCCTTCTGGAAATTCGACCACACCGGCATGAACGGAGCGGATATATCAGAGCTGGCAGCAGCACTGGGAGTCTCTGTTGAGAATATGCGGGACGAGAGTGGGTATGCCGGACCTGTCGACATTGTCTGTCACTCGGTCGGTACCTGCATCGCCCGGTTCCTTCTCGAAGTGATGGACGGGACTGCGCAGCGCCAGAAGGTCAGGCAGCTGATTGGTCTTGGACCGCCCAACAATGGTTCAGCGCTTGCAGAGCTGTTCCATGATCCGCTGATGGGAGGGGAAATCATCAACCGGCTCACCGGTGTTTTTGTTCCACCGGGTTTTGATCCTGCTGCCGATCCGATCGTACAGGACGTCCGCCCCACCAGCCGGGCCATGCAGGCACTCCGTTCAGCAGGAATCCGCCGGGATATCACCTACCGGATCATCGTGACAGCAAATCCCGAAGGCATGCCTGCTTTCTTCCCATTGTTTGAGGGAAAGACCTGGGATCTCAATAGTAACGGTGGCTGGCAGCAGCATTGGGATGGGGATGGGATTGTCCCGCATAGCGAATCCCGTCTCCCGGGAATCTCTCTTGATATCCTGCCATTGGGTCTGGATGGTACTGCCCGGTTGCCTCCTCCCGACCAGTACTGCCACATCAACCTGCCGAAAAACCCGGTTGTTATCGAACGGATCATGCAGTACCTGACACGTCCAGGTCCATGA
- a CDS encoding agmatine deiminase family protein has product MQQGTVIIGLIQMAVGNDPELMLKKAQQKVELAAQAGANIICLPELFKSRYFPQHIGVDASALAETVPGASTNMFSEIARAHNVVIIVPLYEKTPDGRFYNTAVVIDADGTLHAPYHKVHIPQDPGFFEKGYFYPGDGYRVFDTRYGRIAVLICFDQWFPEAARSVALDGAEIIFYPTAIGHPGGDEPVEGNWQEAWELIQRSHAVANSIHIAAVNRSGQEEKCRFFGGSFVCDAFGKILAKAGDGEETVIVSLDLSMNQTVQDSWGFFRNRRPDTYGRIGVAFAGESGAFPALREGDTPRNRGFHMPAEWEPHDAVWLSWPHNTNSFPHLSAVEEAYYEFIQAVHMSERVELFVPTAVIHRKVRARLRESGTDLSRITIHTSEYSDVWIRDYGPTFLVNRTLQKIAIVHWDFNAWGGKYEDQIRDGRIPLAINRRLCLPLFTPGMVLEGGSIDVNGKGTVLTTRACLLNPNRNPSLSADEIEERLKGYLGIEKVIWLNEGVVGDDTDGHIDDIARFVGPSTVVCAYETDITDANYPALHDNYEILRQSSDQSGKPLTVVKLPMPAPVIEGDERYPASYTNFYIGNSVVIVPVFKDPHDTEALQTIQELFPDRKVIGINAEAMIEGFGTFHCGTQQQPRL; this is encoded by the coding sequence ATGCAGCAGGGAACAGTAATTATCGGGCTCATCCAGATGGCCGTAGGAAACGACCCGGAATTGATGCTGAAAAAGGCGCAGCAGAAGGTAGAGCTGGCAGCACAAGCAGGTGCAAACATCATCTGCCTTCCCGAACTGTTCAAATCCCGTTATTTCCCGCAGCATATCGGTGTCGATGCGTCAGCACTTGCAGAGACTGTTCCCGGTGCATCAACCAACATGTTTTCAGAGATTGCCCGGGCACACAATGTCGTTATCATCGTCCCGCTCTACGAGAAAACGCCCGATGGCCGGTTCTATAACACTGCTGTAGTAATCGATGCCGATGGCACGCTCCATGCCCCTTATCACAAGGTACACATTCCCCAGGATCCCGGATTCTTTGAGAAAGGATATTTCTATCCGGGCGACGGTTACCGGGTGTTTGATACACGGTACGGGCGTATCGCGGTTCTTATATGTTTTGACCAGTGGTTCCCGGAGGCAGCACGATCTGTTGCACTGGACGGAGCGGAGATCATCTTCTACCCGACTGCGATTGGGCATCCCGGTGGCGATGAGCCGGTTGAAGGAAACTGGCAGGAAGCATGGGAACTGATCCAGCGGAGTCATGCCGTGGCAAACAGTATCCATATCGCCGCAGTGAACAGGTCTGGACAGGAGGAGAAGTGCCGTTTCTTCGGCGGATCATTTGTCTGCGATGCGTTCGGTAAGATACTGGCAAAGGCGGGTGATGGTGAAGAGACCGTGATCGTATCTCTCGATCTCTCAATGAATCAAACAGTCCAGGACTCATGGGGATTTTTCCGGAACCGTCGTCCGGATACCTACGGACGGATAGGCGTTGCTTTCGCGGGAGAGAGTGGTGCTTTTCCCGCACTCAGGGAAGGAGATACTCCCCGTAACCGGGGATTCCACATGCCGGCAGAATGGGAACCCCATGATGCAGTCTGGCTCTCATGGCCGCACAACACGAATTCCTTTCCCCACCTCAGTGCAGTTGAGGAGGCATACTATGAGTTCATCCAGGCAGTCCATATGTCTGAGCGGGTTGAACTCTTTGTCCCCACTGCTGTCATCCATCGGAAAGTCAGGGCACGGCTCAGGGAATCAGGAACGGATCTCTCCCGAATCACTATCCATACCAGCGAATATTCCGATGTCTGGATCCGGGATTACGGCCCGACATTCTTGGTAAACCGAACCCTGCAGAAGATCGCTATAGTTCACTGGGACTTTAATGCATGGGGCGGAAAATACGAAGACCAGATCCGGGATGGCAGGATTCCGCTCGCTATCAATCGCAGGCTCTGCCTCCCGCTCTTTACTCCGGGAATGGTGCTGGAGGGTGGATCTATCGACGTAAATGGCAAGGGAACGGTGCTGACAACCCGGGCATGTCTCCTTAATCCCAACCGTAACCCAAGCTTGTCAGCAGATGAGATCGAAGAGCGGCTTAAAGGATACCTTGGTATCGAGAAAGTGATATGGCTCAATGAGGGGGTTGTTGGCGACGATACCGATGGGCATATCGATGATATTGCCCGGTTTGTCGGCCCGTCAACGGTCGTATGCGCTTATGAAACGGATATTACCGATGCAAATTACCCGGCCCTGCATGACAATTACGAAATTCTCCGTCAGTCCAGTGACCAGAGCGGTAAACCCCTCACGGTAGTGAAACTGCCTATGCCCGCTCCTGTGATTGAGGGAGATGAACGTTACCCGGCAAGTTATACCAATTTCTATATCGGGAATTCAGTGGTAATTGTCCCGGTGTTTAAAGATCCGCATGATACCGAAGCACTCCAGACCATCCAGGAGCTCTTTCCCGATCGGAAAGTGATCGGGATCAATGCCGAAGCTATGATCGAAGGATTTGGTACCTTCCACTGCGGAACCCAGCAGCAGCCACGGTTGTGA
- a CDS encoding acetate uptake transporter, which produces MEHIEEKNRNNLFLMDNSANPAPLGLCAFGLTTILLSLHNAGFTPLGSPILAMAIFYGGLAQVIVGLMEWKKNNSFGMLTFGSFGFFWISFAAMMMLPALGLAKAPGPVDLAAFLGVWTLLIFGLFICTLKMHRLLAFTLFMVLLLAVLLVAAQLTGSPLILNLGGFAGLAAGLLALYMGLGQVINEIYGSRVLPV; this is translated from the coding sequence ATGGAACATATCGAAGAAAAAAACAGGAACAACCTGTTCCTGATGGATAATTCAGCTAACCCGGCACCGCTGGGACTGTGTGCATTTGGTCTGACCACGATCTTACTCAGTCTCCACAATGCCGGATTCACCCCCCTTGGTAGCCCCATTCTTGCAATGGCGATCTTCTATGGCGGACTTGCACAGGTGATTGTCGGACTGATGGAGTGGAAGAAGAACAACTCGTTTGGCATGCTCACGTTTGGCAGTTTCGGATTTTTCTGGATCTCGTTTGCCGCGATGATGATGCTTCCCGCACTGGGTCTTGCAAAAGCGCCCGGCCCGGTTGACCTCGCCGCATTCCTTGGCGTCTGGACGCTTCTCATCTTCGGTCTGTTTATCTGCACCTTGAAGATGCACAGGTTACTGGCATTCACCCTCTTTATGGTCCTGCTCCTTGCGGTGTTGCTTGTTGCAGCGCAACTCACGGGAAGCCCCCTTATCCTCAACCTCGGTGGATTCGCCGGGCTTGCTGCCGGTCTGCTCGCGCTTTACATGGGACTTGGGCAGGTTATCAACGAGATTTATGGCAGCCGGGTTCTACCGGTATAA
- a CDS encoding response regulator produces MSPIPRILIVDDDSVIIHLITLMLQKKGYNIVGKISSGEEAVLKSADLNPDLVIMDIRLSGKMDGVTAARYIFQLFSFPIIFITGIDEEQLLEHARCSQPYGIIFKPFRDIELKTNVDLALYNHSMRKRSLDVYPIGEPDKIMGVNEVTIVMDPKGRIIFFNPYTAWYIDLPESEILMSYWRDVLMLINDQSGEELKDPIYEVAQQSGVVMYDTNTAVVTKSGKRRKAGVLVQPIKDDCGKILAVSMKIKEIKGR; encoded by the coding sequence ATGTCGCCAATTCCCCGGATCCTTATTGTTGATGATGACAGTGTTATCATCCATCTCATCACCCTGATGCTGCAAAAAAAAGGCTACAACATTGTGGGAAAAATTTCTTCCGGTGAGGAAGCGGTTTTAAAATCCGCAGATCTGAACCCGGATCTTGTTATCATGGATATCCGTTTATCCGGAAAGATGGACGGGGTAACAGCTGCCCGGTATATTTTCCAGCTCTTTTCGTTCCCCATCATTTTTATAACCGGTATTGATGAAGAACAACTTCTCGAACATGCCCGTTGCTCACAACCCTACGGGATTATCTTCAAACCGTTTAGGGATATTGAGCTGAAAACCAATGTAGATCTCGCCCTCTACAACCACAGTATGCGGAAGAGATCTCTTGATGTTTATCCAATAGGAGAACCGGATAAGATCATGGGGGTTAATGAAGTTACTATTGTCATGGACCCCAAAGGCAGGATTATCTTTTTCAATCCCTATACAGCCTGGTATATCGATCTTCCGGAATCAGAGATCCTGATGAGCTACTGGAGAGATGTCCTGATGCTCATCAATGACCAGTCCGGTGAGGAATTAAAGGATCCGATCTATGAAGTAGCCCAGCAAAGTGGAGTGGTTATGTACGATACCAATACTGCCGTTGTTACAAAATCCGGCAAGCGCCGGAAGGCCGGTGTTTTGGTACAGCCTATCAAGGATGATTGTGGGAAGATACTTGCTGTCTCCATGAAAATCAAAGAAATAAAAGGCAGATGA
- a CDS encoding EFR1 family ferrodoxin (N-terminal region resembles flavodoxins. C-terminal ferrodoxin region binds two 4Fe-4S clusters.) — translation MKSIIYYFTGTGNSLVAAKAICARLGDCELIPIATLGGSLSEIVPVADRVGIVCPVYDFGLPSIVAAFAERLNLSGTGYCFAVLTMGGMGGSALHQMDGIIQKHGDRQLDAAFTVRMPGNFVPMYAPPQGKKREEILVKADKRIGEISEMIDRGLIVRPAISPLTSLLKRLMYAGFIEQIHGADKNFTADEKCTSCGTCARVCPVQNIVMENEKPSWMHHCELCLACLHFCPVAAIQWGPKTAKRGRFKNPSVTLADMKKQRGE, via the coding sequence ATGAAATCCATTATCTATTATTTTACCGGAACCGGAAACTCGCTCGTTGCAGCAAAGGCCATTTGTGCCCGTCTTGGTGATTGTGAGCTTATACCGATAGCTACTCTCGGGGGGTCACTTTCAGAGATTGTGCCGGTTGCTGACCGGGTTGGTATAGTCTGCCCGGTCTACGATTTTGGCCTCCCGTCCATTGTTGCAGCGTTTGCAGAACGACTTAACCTTTCCGGCACCGGCTATTGCTTTGCGGTACTCACCATGGGTGGCATGGGGGGTTCTGCCCTCCACCAGATGGATGGGATAATCCAGAAACATGGTGACAGGCAGCTTGACGCAGCTTTTACAGTCAGGATGCCGGGAAACTTTGTCCCGATGTATGCACCTCCGCAGGGAAAAAAGCGGGAGGAGATACTTGTAAAAGCCGATAAACGCATTGGCGAAATCTCTGAAATGATTGACAGAGGGCTGATTGTCAGGCCGGCAATATCGCCATTGACATCACTGCTCAAACGGCTTATGTATGCCGGCTTTATTGAACAAATACATGGCGCAGACAAGAATTTTACAGCCGATGAAAAATGCACATCCTGCGGAACCTGTGCCCGGGTCTGCCCTGTGCAGAATATTGTGATGGAGAACGAAAAACCGTCATGGATGCACCACTGCGAACTCTGCCTTGCCTGCCTGCACTTCTGCCCGGTTGCCGCGATCCAGTGGGGACCAAAGACCGCAAAGCGTGGACGATTTAAAAATCCATCTGTGACCCTCGCGGATATGAAAAAACAGCGCGGTGAATAA